The following are encoded together in the Oncorhynchus nerka isolate Pitt River linkage group LG25, Oner_Uvic_2.0, whole genome shotgun sequence genome:
- the LOC115109483 gene encoding cadherin-related family member 5-like, with protein sequence MMQPQRPCLSRWRVLLWSTLLLLSPLRVTGHPYTIVEDGLPWEAGSGDQTVRRENWNPCLEGQDVFSTVRENSMMGELIIELNTELTANDVVWNLTGEDADWFFLEGRSIRLKAPLDRVLDREVQGPVLMAALTCFEEDIVQSEYRIMVEILNENDNTPEFVESTIQPRSISELAEVNTVVFTVQATDADDDTIMYSIDQTSPDAAYFRVDLPNSGEVILAKPLDYETKTQLEITISALEINTAEKFNTSAILIVNILDRDDQYPHFLPCTPISNNQSNRVCTNPIYMVNITEGKQDILLDFFPGPINAVDGDRGLSTPLSYSILSGADSGHFVMDELTGEVRLTRGVENRLQTPTLHLQVMAFQRNDPRKYSVATVVVRVVAVNHFPPQFSWPEYRGFVIEGDSPASLVNTYGNTVLLIQTQDRDFSDGINPNMHYSLRSSSNHTQFYHITQEGLLIARTNQLWPSQTHSLKVVAVDLESGEMDTALIKVEVLFEGQTVPQGQLGDGLLPGSCAVGKAMGMVILGLTLLGCTLYALQHVLQTYRGLKDPEDRGCIAQGKHPNVRLQCFQLVSHSSPMPVLDEVKFKKEGLSSSTSKLLGSQSIYSPADFNSSPLNVLPTAIPSTTYIQPILPSTTPTDPSHCPASPNSSHTPATTTTPELLTTSTQPLDNSSFNTPTLPTPTPNLMDEPLSTDRFSHTHPFPIAEEVGTPTQVEETPKDTHPPTSPTQQQVHTPLPPPIPINSPPHATPPPTSITTPLPLSPAADPIHTPECKGDTHTPLLTPPCPEQDSVGTPPPKPTTGQAHIPVLTTPTPEQVGPPGYPEKCKLSTHSPETASIWDDDCFLGDEEAIRTSDDDEDEELVRLCFRVQPTFLITDYDNDITTEIPPSSGEDEGTENGEGVERAMELMEGDKGGVERGSDYMEGKGGHLESEAESLKQGSQSSQPCNTEQEVSLGQSKER encoded by the exons GGAACCCATGTCTGGAGGGCCAGGATGTGTTTTCCACGGTTAGAGAGAACAGCATGATGGGAGAACTTATCATTGAGCTTAACACAGAGCTGACAGCCAATGATGTTGTCTGGAACCTAACTGGGGAGGATGCTGATTGGTTCTTCCTGGAAGGGCGGAGCATCAGACTCAAGGCCCCATTGGACAGAGTTCTGGACCGGGAG gttcAGGGCCCAGTCCTGATGGCAGCGTTGACCTGCTTTGAGGAGGACATTGTGCAG agtgagtACAGGATCATGGTGGAGATTCTGAATGAGAATGATAACACTCCTGAGTTTGTGGAGAGCACCATTCAGCCTCGCAGCATCAGTGAG CTGGCTGAGGTGAATACAGTGGTGTTTACAGTCCAAGCCACAGATGCAGATGATGACACCATCATGTACTCCATCGACCAGACCTCG CCTGATGCTGCATACTTCAGAGTGGATCTCCCTAACAGTGGAGAGGTGATACTGGCCAAGCCTCTGGACTACGAGACCAAAACACAACTAGAGATTACCATATCCGCTTTG GAGATTAACACTGCAGAGAAGTTCAACACCAGTGCCATCCTGATCGTGAATATCTTGGACAGAGACGACCAGTACCCACATTTCCTGCCGTGCACGCCCATCTCCAACAACCAATCAAATCGTGTCTGCACCAATCCCATCTACATGGTTAACATCACAGAAGGCAAACAG GACATTCTTCTGGACTTCTTTCCCGGGCCAATCAATgctgtggatggagacagaggccTCAGCACACCTCTCAGCTACAGCATCCtgtcag GGGCTGATAGCGGGCATTTCGTGATGGatgagctgacaggggaggtgcgTCTGACAAGAGGAGTagagaacagactacagacacccACACTACACCTCCAAGtcatg GCATTCCAGAGGAATGACCCTAGGAAGTACTCAGTTGCCACAGTGGTGGTCCGTGTTGTTGCTGTCAACCACTTTCCTCCTCAGTTCAGTTGGCCTGAATACCGTGGCTTTGTCATCGAAGGCGACAGCCCTGCCTCACTGGTCAACACTTACGGCAACACTGTGCTGCTGATACAGACACAGGACAGGGACTTCTCTGAt GGCATCAATCCCAATATGCACTACTCCCTGAGGTCCTCGTCCAATCACACACAGTTCTACCACATCACACAGGAGGGGCTTCTGATCGCCAGAACCAATCAGCTATGGccatcacagacacacagtctgaaG GTAGTGGCTGTGGATTTGGAGTCAGGTGAAATGGACACGGCTCTCATAAAGGTGGAGGTGCTGTTTGAAGGAcaaacag tccctCAGGGCCAATTGGGGGATGGGCTTCTTCCTGGTAGCTGTGCAGTGGGCAAGGCTATGGGTATGGTCATCCTGGGGCTGACTCTGTTAGGCTGCACTCTGTATGCACTGCAGCATGTACTCCAGACATACAGAGGACTGAAGGACCCAGAGGACAGGGGCTGTATAGCCCAAGGGAAGCACCCCAACGTG AGATTACAATGCTTCCAACTG GTGAGTCACAGTAGTCCCATGCCAGTACTGGAtgaggtgaaatttaaaaaagagGGTCTGAGCAGCTCCACCTCCAAGCTACTGGGCAGTCAGAGCATCTACAGTCCTGCAGACTTCAACTCTTCTCCACTCAATGTTTTACCTACAGCTATACCCTCAACGACCTACATCCAGCCTATACTACCCAGCACCACTCCTACAGACCCCAGTCATTGCCCTGCTTCACCCAACTCCTCCCATACACCTGCTACAACCACCACACCTGAACTACTCACAACATCCACTCAACCCTTGGACAACTCTAGCTTTAACACACCCACACTCCCCACACCTACCCCGAATCTGATGGATGAACCTTTATCTACAGACAGATTTTCACATACACACCCCTTCCCTATTGCAGAAGAGGTAGGTACACCCACTCAGGTAGAAGAGACTCCTAAagacacccacccacctacctcaCCTACCCAACAGCAGGTACACACACCTTTACCTCCTCCCATTCCTATCAACTCACCCCCCCATGCCACCCCACCTCCTACCTCAATTACCAcacctctccctctttcaccTGCTGCAGACCCAATACACACTCCAGAGTGTAAAGGAGATACTCACACACCTTTACTTACTCCACCCTGTCCAGAGCAGGACAGCGTTGGGACACCCCCACCTAAACCCACTACAGGGCAGGCACACATACCTGTACTGACCACGCCCACCCCAGAGCAGGTAGGACCACCAGGGTACCCTGAGAAGTGCAAACTCTCCACACACAGCCCTGAGACAGCTTCCATTTGGGATGATGACTGCTTCCTGGGGGATGAGGAGGCCATCAGGAccagtgatgatgatgaggatgaagagCTGGTGAGACTCTGTTTTCGAGTACAGCCCACATTCCTGATAACAGACTATGACAATGACATCACTACTGAGATCCCCCCCAGCAGTGGAGAGGACGAGGGGACTGAGAATGGCGAAGGAGTGGAGAGAGCGATGGAATTGATGGAGGGAGACAAGGGAGGGGTCGAGAGAGGCAGTGATTATATGGAAGGAAAGGGGGGTCATTTGGAGAGCGAAGCAGAGAGCTTGAAACAGGGGAGTCAATCATCTCAACCCTGTAATACCGAGCAGGAAGTATCATTGGGCCAATCAAAGGAGAGATAG
- the LOC115109484 gene encoding CD9 antigen-like isoform X1, with the protein MAALSGGEMCVKYLMFAFNLIFWLAGTGVLAIGLWLRFDPKTRGLFEGTESPYVFFTGVYILIIAGLLMMVVGFLGCCGAIQESPCMLGLFFFFLLIIFAIEVAAGIWCFSNQSKVVDDITQFYMETYQNYQNTRQDTLRETLRLIQTGLDCCGTGSVVDSAKDTCPPRDGLDSLITKSCPDAIDELFDSKLHIIGGVGIATGVIMMFGMIFSMLLCCAIRKSREIV; encoded by the exons ATGGCCGCTCTATCAGGAGGAGAAATGTGCGTCAAATACCTGATGTTCGCTTTCAACCTCATCTTCTGG CTTGCAGGTACAGGAGTGCTGGCtatagggttgtggttgaggtttGACCCAAAGACCAGAGGACTGTTTGAAGGAACAGAATCTCCCTATGTCTTCTTCACAG GTGTGTATATCCTGATAATAGCAGGGttgttgatgatggtggtggggtTCCTGGGATGCTGTGGTGCGATTCAGGAGTCTCCCTGTATGCTGGGGCTG ttcttcttcttcctcctcatcaTATTTGCCATTGAGGTCGCCGCTGGAATCTGGTGTTTTTCCAACCAAAGCAAG GTGGTTGATGACATCACTCAATTCTACATGGAGACATATCAGAACTACCAGAACACTCGACAGGACACACTGAGGGAGACACTCCGTCTCATACAGACTGgg TTGGACTGCTGTGGTACAGGTTCCGTTGTGGACTCTGCCAAAGACACCTGTCCCCCAAGAGACGGGCTGGATAGCCTCATCACCAAG aGCTGTCCTGATGCTATAGATGAATTGTTTGACTCCAAGCTGCACATCATAGGAGGAGTGGGCATCGCCACTGGAGTTAtcatg ATGTTTGGGATGATCTTCAGCATGCTGCTCTGCTGTGCCATCAGGAAGTCACGAGAGATTGTCTGA
- the LOC115109484 gene encoding CD9 antigen-like isoform X2, with protein MEVFGRIRCVKYLMFIFNVFFWLAGTGVLAIGLWLRFDPKTRGLFEGTESPYVFFTGVYILIIAGLLMMVVGFLGCCGAIQESPCMLGLFFFFLLIIFAIEVAAGIWCFSNQSKVVDDITQFYMETYQNYQNTRQDTLRETLRLIQTGLDCCGTGSVVDSAKDTCPPRDGLDSLITKSCPDAIDELFDSKLHIIGGVGIATGVIMMFGMIFSMLLCCAIRKSREIV; from the exons ATGGAAGTTTTTGGAAGGATCAGGTGTGTGAAGTACCTCATGTTTATCTTCAACGTCTTCTTCTGG CTTGCAGGTACAGGAGTGCTGGCtatagggttgtggttgaggtttGACCCAAAGACCAGAGGACTGTTTGAAGGAACAGAATCTCCCTATGTCTTCTTCACAG GTGTGTATATCCTGATAATAGCAGGGttgttgatgatggtggtggggtTCCTGGGATGCTGTGGTGCGATTCAGGAGTCTCCCTGTATGCTGGGGCTG ttcttcttcttcctcctcatcaTATTTGCCATTGAGGTCGCCGCTGGAATCTGGTGTTTTTCCAACCAAAGCAAG GTGGTTGATGACATCACTCAATTCTACATGGAGACATATCAGAACTACCAGAACACTCGACAGGACACACTGAGGGAGACACTCCGTCTCATACAGACTGgg TTGGACTGCTGTGGTACAGGTTCCGTTGTGGACTCTGCCAAAGACACCTGTCCCCCAAGAGACGGGCTGGATAGCCTCATCACCAAG aGCTGTCCTGATGCTATAGATGAATTGTTTGACTCCAAGCTGCACATCATAGGAGGAGTGGGCATCGCCACTGGAGTTAtcatg ATGTTTGGGATGATCTTCAGCATGCTGCTCTGCTGTGCCATCAGGAAGTCACGAGAGATTGTCTGA